The Niallia alba genome includes a window with the following:
- a CDS encoding gamma-glutamyl-gamma-aminobutyrate hydrolase family protein, which produces MSKPIIGITGAYIFKNKFMEGTYVHHDYQNTIAANGGLPIILPFVEEALSIEMVDLCDAVLLSGGEDVDPILFGEDPHRNIGDTILLRDQVELQIIKRAMETNKPILAICRGIQILNVALGGTLIQDIPSQLPDSIKHTQSVSRSLDSHFVSIKENSKLAAIIGEGKTRVNSLHHQAIDSLAEDLEVVATSSDGIIEAVEHKNYPHFLLGIQWHPESMASTNEKMNRIFAEFIKSIK; this is translated from the coding sequence TTGAGCAAACCGATAATAGGGATAACGGGTGCATACATTTTTAAAAATAAATTTATGGAAGGTACCTATGTTCATCATGACTATCAAAATACAATTGCGGCAAATGGTGGATTACCGATTATCCTTCCATTTGTGGAGGAGGCATTGTCTATCGAAATGGTGGATCTTTGTGATGCGGTTCTTTTAAGCGGTGGAGAAGATGTTGATCCCATCTTGTTCGGAGAAGATCCGCATCGAAACATTGGAGATACAATTCTTTTGCGAGATCAAGTAGAGTTACAAATAATTAAAAGAGCGATGGAAACGAATAAACCGATACTAGCAATTTGTAGAGGAATTCAAATTTTAAATGTTGCTTTAGGAGGAACACTTATTCAGGATATCCCCTCTCAATTACCTGATAGTATTAAACATACCCAGTCTGTGAGCAGAAGCTTGGATTCCCATTTTGTATCAATTAAAGAGAACAGTAAATTAGCAGCAATTATTGGAGAGGGAAAAACAAGAGTAAATAGTCTTCATCATCAAGCAATTGATAGTTTAGCTGAAGATTTAGAAGTCGTTGCAACTAGCAGTGATGGTATTATTGAAGCGGTAGAACATAAAAATTATCCTCATTTTTTATTGGGAATTCAATGGCATCCTGAATCTATGGCCTCTACTAATGAAAAAATGAATCGAATTTTTGCCGAATTTATAAAAAGTATAAAGTGA
- a CDS encoding phosphocarrier protein HPr yields the protein MSEKTFTVIDETGIHARPATLLVSTASKFKSDMQISFKGKSVNLKSIMGVMSLGVPKGGEITISATGEDEVEAVDGVEAVLKKEGLVG from the coding sequence ATGAGCGAAAAAACTTTTACTGTAATTGATGAAACTGGTATTCATGCTAGACCAGCAACATTATTAGTAAGCACTGCTAGCAAATTCAAATCTGATATGCAAATTTCTTTCAAAGGAAAATCAGTGAACTTAAAGTCTATTATGGGCGTAATGTCACTAGGTGTACCTAAAGGTGGAGAAATTACTATTTCTGCAACTGGTGAAGATGAAGTAGAAGCAGTTGACGGTGTAGAAGCTGTCCTTAAAAAAGAAGGATTAGTTGGTTAA